A portion of the Calothrix sp. 336/3 genome contains these proteins:
- the purD gene encoding phosphoribosylamine--glycine ligase has protein sequence MKVLVVGNGGREHAICWKLLQSPRIEQVFCVPGNGGTATLSRCQNVPLNVNDFPAMAELAHREGISLVVVGPEVPLANGITDYLQSQGLMVFGPTRVGAQIEASKAWAKTLMQEAGIPTAHATVFTQASAAKSYVKEHGAPIVIKADGLAAGKGVTVATSLNQAVEAIDAIFQGQFGLDAAKFVVVEECLVGQEVSVLALTDGVTICPLLPAQDHKRIGEGDTGENTGGMGAYAPAPIATPELMARVQTEVLDRAIAALKAQGIDYRGVLYAGLMVSPDGDYKVLEFNCRFGDPETQVILPMLDTPLEDLLLACVQRTLSAVPIRWKSGAAATVVASSGGYPGHYDKGKVIHGIADAEAQGAVVFHAGTQLQDEDLLTDGGRVLNVTGVGADFAAALGQAYTGIQNIYFEDIYYRRDIGYRVIGER, from the coding sequence GTGAAAGTTTTAGTAGTAGGAAACGGTGGACGGGAACACGCCATCTGTTGGAAATTATTGCAATCTCCCCGCATCGAGCAGGTATTTTGTGTACCCGGAAATGGAGGTACAGCAACTTTGTCTCGTTGCCAAAATGTGCCCTTGAATGTCAATGACTTTCCCGCGATGGCAGAATTGGCTCACAGAGAAGGTATTTCTCTGGTGGTAGTTGGACCAGAGGTTCCTCTGGCGAATGGGATTACAGATTATTTACAAAGTCAAGGTTTGATGGTGTTCGGACCAACACGGGTAGGGGCACAAATTGAGGCTAGCAAAGCTTGGGCAAAAACGCTTATGCAAGAAGCAGGAATTCCCACAGCCCACGCAACGGTATTTACCCAGGCATCTGCGGCTAAATCCTACGTCAAGGAGCATGGAGCCCCAATTGTGATTAAGGCTGATGGTTTAGCTGCCGGGAAAGGCGTAACTGTTGCCACCTCCCTCAATCAAGCAGTCGAGGCAATTGATGCCATTTTTCAGGGGCAGTTTGGTCTAGATGCGGCGAAGTTTGTCGTCGTAGAGGAATGTCTGGTGGGGCAGGAGGTATCTGTTTTGGCGTTAACGGACGGGGTGACAATTTGTCCCCTATTGCCCGCCCAAGACCATAAACGCATCGGCGAGGGGGATACGGGGGAGAATACCGGGGGAATGGGGGCTTACGCTCCCGCACCGATCGCCACACCGGAATTAATGGCAAGGGTACAAACAGAGGTTTTAGACAGGGCGATCGCCGCTTTAAAAGCCCAAGGTATTGACTATCGTGGTGTTCTCTATGCAGGCTTGATGGTCAGTCCTGACGGTGATTACAAAGTCCTAGAATTTAATTGTCGTTTTGGTGACCCTGAAACCCAAGTAATTCTACCGATGCTAGATACCCCCTTGGAGGACTTACTCCTTGCCTGTGTGCAACGAACCCTCAGCGCCGTACCCATTCGCTGGAAATCAGGAGCCGCAGCCACCGTTGTCGCCTCCTCTGGTGGCTATCCAGGTCATTATGATAAAGGTAAGGTCATTCACGGCATTGCCGACGCAGAAGCCCAGGGAGCAGTCGTTTTTCATGCTGGCACACAATTGCAAGATGAAGACTTGTTAACAGATGGCGGTCGCGTACTCAATGTTACTGGAGTCGGAGCAGATTTTGCCGCCGCTCTCGGACAAGCCTACACTGGAATACAAAATATCTATTTTGAGGACATCTATTATCGCCGGGATATTGGGTATAGGGTGATAGGAGAAAGGTAA
- a CDS encoding SDR family oxidoreductase, which produces MTQLQGATVLITGASGGFGQQLTRQLLQAGSQLILTGTNQEILHQRVTEIQQEVKTGKVLACLPLDLSQAQGCENLYHQVKALDIPLDILINNAGIALYGRFDETPVEKWERLMQINLLTPMRLSSLFVTDMIARQKGHIVNISSLAGWSAIPGMAPYAASKFGLRGFSEGLWNDVKQYNVKVTTVYPFFSRTPILDVERFGTLAKDFQGIPDNIVTEPADIIRVTIQGIIDNKIHVFPDRSAKILHLLKRYFPPLHDRILNGFERK; this is translated from the coding sequence TTGACTCAGCTACAGGGAGCAACAGTTTTAATTACCGGTGCATCGGGTGGTTTCGGACAACAGCTGACTCGACAGCTATTACAAGCAGGTAGCCAACTCATTCTCACTGGTACAAATCAAGAGATTCTCCACCAACGGGTGACAGAGATTCAACAGGAAGTCAAAACTGGTAAAGTCCTTGCTTGCTTACCCCTTGACCTTTCCCAGGCTCAGGGCTGCGAAAATCTCTATCATCAAGTCAAAGCATTGGATATCCCCCTTGACATTTTAATTAACAATGCGGGCATCGCTTTATACGGTCGCTTCGATGAAACACCCGTGGAAAAATGGGAGCGATTAATGCAGATAAATTTACTGACCCCAATGCGCTTAAGTTCCCTATTTGTGACTGATATGATTGCTCGCCAAAAGGGACATATTGTAAATATTTCCTCCCTAGCAGGTTGGTCAGCAATTCCAGGAATGGCTCCCTATGCAGCAAGCAAGTTTGGTTTGCGCGGGTTCAGTGAAGGACTGTGGAATGATGTTAAGCAATACAATGTTAAAGTAACGACTGTGTATCCTTTTTTCAGCCGGACTCCGATTCTGGATGTAGAGCGATTCGGAACCCTCGCCAAGGATTTTCAAGGCATACCAGATAATATTGTGACCGAACCAGCTGATATTATCAGAGTCACAATTCAAGGAATCATTGATAATAAAATCCACGTATTTCCCGATAGGTCAGCAAAAATCCTGCATCTTCTCAAACGATATTTTCCCCCACTCCACGACCGTATTCTCAATGGATTTGAGAGAAAGTAG
- a CDS encoding SDR family NAD(P)-dependent oxidoreductase produces the protein MKYLQGKVVLVTGATRGIGKGIAVGLGEAGATVYITGRRLDDSDASDDVSGSLTGTKLAVEAVGGVCIPVQVDHSDDRQVSLLFEQIQQEQDGQLDILVNNAYAGVRALSDIQGQPFWDCDPSLWDACNNVGLRSHYIASVFAARMMSKRRQGLICTISSWGGMNYIFGAAYGTGKAGCDRLAADMAVELQPYNVTSVAIWPGIVGTEQFSRLASAVERENTTDPQSSFFSDRYNWETPLFTGRAIAKLATEINLIQRTGKVQIVAELARKYGLVDENNTRPVSLRSLRFLLPLGIPFLRKYAQFIPDIYIPWSLLLLRVLKSPQI, from the coding sequence ATGAAATATCTTCAGGGAAAGGTAGTATTAGTCACAGGTGCAACACGGGGTATTGGTAAGGGTATTGCCGTGGGATTAGGTGAAGCAGGGGCAACCGTATATATTACGGGGCGCAGACTTGATGACTCTGATGCTAGTGATGATGTTTCTGGAAGCTTGACAGGGACAAAACTAGCAGTAGAAGCAGTGGGTGGAGTGTGCATTCCTGTACAGGTAGATCACAGTGACGATCGCCAAGTAAGTTTACTATTTGAGCAGATTCAACAGGAACAGGATGGACAATTAGATATCCTAGTCAATAATGCCTACGCTGGAGTTCGAGCCTTAAGTGATATTCAAGGGCAACCCTTTTGGGATTGTGACCCCAGTTTGTGGGATGCTTGTAACAATGTGGGGCTACGTAGCCATTATATTGCCAGTGTATTTGCTGCCAGGATGATGAGCAAACGTCGTCAAGGATTAATTTGTACCATTTCTTCCTGGGGTGGGATGAACTATATATTTGGAGCAGCCTATGGAACCGGGAAAGCTGGGTGCGATCGCCTAGCAGCAGATATGGCAGTCGAGTTACAACCATACAATGTTACCTCCGTGGCAATTTGGCCCGGTATCGTCGGTACAGAGCAATTTTCCCGATTAGCATCAGCAGTAGAGCGAGAAAACACCACCGATCCCCAAAGTTCATTTTTCAGCGATCGCTACAACTGGGAAACCCCCCTATTCACCGGACGCGCGATCGCCAAATTAGCCACCGAAATCAATCTGATTCAGCGTACAGGAAAGGTACAAATTGTGGCAGAATTAGCTCGTAAATATGGTTTAGTCGATGAAAATAATACCCGTCCCGTTTCACTGCGATCGCTACGTTTTCTCCTACCCCTAGGCATACCCTTTCTGAGAAAATATGCTCAGTTCATCCCAGATATTTATATCCCTTGGTCACTCCTACTATTGCGAGTCCTCAAATCACCTCAAATTTGA
- a CDS encoding NAD-dependent epimerase/dehydratase family protein: MVKVIVTGAAGFIGSHLVDALLAQGQDVIGVDELNNYYEPQFKRQNIAHLQNHPNFQLIQADIQSLDWQTLLQDVEVVYHQAAQAGVRASWGDGFRSYTERNINATQILLEAAKDAKHLQRFVFASTSSVYGDAETLPTHEEIPPQPVSPYGITKLAAERLCGLYHKNFGVPFVALRYFTVYGPRQRPDMAFHKFFKAVLQDEAIPVYGDGEQTRDFTFVSDAVAANLAAAIAPEAVGQICNIGGGSRVVLREVLNTMEEIVNRPIKRNHIEKAMGDARHTAADVSKARKILGYQPQVSLRDGLSKEWFWIQSFYGDSVKPA, translated from the coding sequence ATGGTTAAAGTTATTGTGACTGGGGCTGCGGGTTTTATCGGTTCTCATTTAGTAGATGCTTTATTAGCTCAAGGTCAAGACGTTATTGGTGTTGATGAACTTAATAACTACTATGAACCACAATTCAAACGGCAGAATATTGCCCATTTACAAAATCATCCCAATTTCCAATTAATTCAGGCTGATATTCAGTCACTGGATTGGCAAACCCTATTACAAGATGTGGAAGTTGTGTACCACCAAGCTGCCCAAGCTGGGGTGAGAGCAAGTTGGGGGGATGGTTTTCGTAGTTACACTGAGCGGAATATTAATGCTACGCAAATTCTCCTAGAAGCTGCCAAGGATGCGAAGCATTTACAACGATTTGTCTTCGCTTCTACTTCTAGTGTTTATGGTGATGCGGAAACTTTGCCTACCCACGAAGAAATTCCTCCCCAACCTGTTTCTCCCTATGGAATTACTAAGCTCGCGGCGGAAAGATTATGTGGACTGTATCACAAAAATTTTGGTGTGCCTTTTGTTGCCCTGCGTTATTTTACTGTGTATGGTCCGAGACAACGCCCGGATATGGCTTTTCACAAGTTCTTTAAGGCTGTTTTACAGGATGAGGCGATTCCTGTCTATGGTGATGGTGAGCAAACTAGAGATTTTACCTTTGTCAGTGATGCGGTAGCTGCAAATTTAGCGGCAGCGATCGCTCCGGAGGCTGTAGGACAAATATGTAACATCGGTGGCGGTAGTCGGGTGGTTCTCCGGGAAGTATTAAATACCATGGAGGAAATTGTTAACCGTCCCATCAAGAGAAATCATATCGAAAAAGCCATGGGGGATGCTCGTCACACAGCTGCTGATGTCTCGAAAGCACGGAAAATTCTCGGCTATCAACCCCAAGTTTCTTTGCGCGATGGTTTGAGCAAGGAATGGTTTTGGATTCAGTCTTTCTATGGTGACTCCGTGAAGCCAGCATGA